The Delphinus delphis chromosome 2, mDelDel1.2, whole genome shotgun sequence genome segment atgggccACAGAGTAGATACTAAAATAGTGAACAACTGACTTGATTGAAATATCGCAGCTGGGcagtgaaagatttttttttttgaaatattttataagaaattaaagTCTTTAGGACATTCTTATTGAATCAGTCAGTAtgatttattgagctcttattaTATCCCTGTGTAAGCCTCTAGGCATACAGAGATATGGAGATGTATAAGTCCCAATTCCAGACCCAGGAGTTCacagttgagtgggcagggctagTTAAGGCTGTGAATTGCTGAAGAGCTGTAAGAATAAAGCAGGGCCTCCTGTTTTGGAGAATAATCACAGAATTCAGTTTAGGAATTCTGTGAGCAGTGGCAACTCCAGCATTTCTATGTAGCAGGGGTTTCAGTCAGGAATGTGGTTGGAAGGGGTGGGTCAGTTGTCTTGTTTACAGGCCACTTTTACCTACCAAGCACCTTGTTTTCACTTAGactagggtttctcaaccttagcaCTATAGACATTTGGAGTAAGATAtttctttgttgtggggctgtCCCGTGGATTGCAGATGTTTAGCacctacccactagatgccaatagcaccctCTCCAAtcgtgacaatcaaaaatgtctccagatattacCAATTGCCCCTGGAGTGGAAGAGAATCATTccaggttgagaaacactgacagACTGTTTATTATGGGGGAGGGGACCTTcagggagtttttttgtttgttttttagtattatGGGGCACTGCCTCTatctctgggtttcagtttccttTGAAGTTTGATGTGAAAGAAGGCCCAAATCACTCCTGCACACCAGCAGAAGTCACTGCCTAATGTTAGTATCTGAGACACAGCTGCATGGCTGGCACATAGCAGCATAAATACACTTTTTGAGTACTCTGAATGAACTTTTAGCATATAGCTGAGGGAATGGCAGTTCCTCCAGGAAGTGTCCTGAAATTTAGAGGAGAAACTTCCACCCAGAATTCATGATAGACTTTGGAGCTTGGGGACGAATTTAGGGAAGTTCCACAACCACGGGGTTCCCTAGACAGGCAAGGGGCCGCCCAGGGTCTCAGGACTCTACCTGGCTTTCCACAACAGCCTGGGAAGTGGGCTGCTCACCTGGCGGCAGGAAGAGCGTGGCGCGCACCCGGCCCACGCGCACGGGCTCGCGCCGCACCCCCGGCGCCAGGAAGTCGCGCTCGTTCACCGCCCGGCCCAGGAGCCCTCCGGCCTCCGGGTCGTGGCCATCGAGCACCTCCAGCTCCACGGAGAAGGGCGTCTGTACGTCCCGCTTCACCAGCCGCAGCAAGGGCTTCTCGGGCTCTAAAGCCCAGAGGAGCCCCATGGGCTCGACGCCCGTGAAGCTGCCGCCCACCGCGGGCGCGCGCTCGAGGTCCAGCTGGCCGTGGGCGTCGGCGCAGTAGCGCGCGTGGGCTCGGAAGAGCGCGTCCTTCTCGTCGCGCAGGGACGCGCGCAGCGTGACCGGTTGTCCCGGGGCCAGGCCGCTTACGGCGATGCGCTTGGGCTCGTCCCAGCGGCAGCGGCCCGCGGGCTCCAGCGTCACTGTCACCGCCATCCTGGCAGGGGTCCAAGAGTTTGGGTCACCGGTCCTGAGCTTTGTAGGCCCTGCCAACCGCGCCCAGGGTGTCGGGTCCCATCGACAGAGTCGGAAGGGTCGCAGGAGAGCTGGAAATGAGACCACCATTTTGCGCCTTTTTTAGATCTCAGGTCAACTTCAGAGGGCTGTGAAGAAGGTTAGAAACTAGAGTCCCTCTAGCGACAGGCTGCCTACCTGCAGCCTAAGGCCTCATGGGGCCGAGCAGCCTGCTATAACTCTTTGGAGGGCCGCGAAGTCCTGCCGATCAGTGGCCGACCTTTAAAAGCAAGAGCGAAAGCAGACACACAGGAACTTTATGTTGGGAAGAATTTTCCTAGTTTTGCCTCTCAGAAGGCAAGACTGTAAAGGTAAATCGCTGGCTGCCGAGTGAGAGCAAACTGCTGTTGATATTTAAAACGTATTGGGATTGAAAACAATGCTTGTAAAATCAATAACAGGATTTCAGTCAGGGGTGATTTAGAAAGCTCTTCCTATAGAGAAACAATGTCAGCCATAGTTAACACAAAATTCATTGTTTTCTGTAATTCTCAGTCAACACCCAGATCCATCTGCTTTTCCGATAACCCCAAGTGAGAATTAAAGGGgaaagaggcaggaggtgggaacAGACTCCCAGTTATTCCAGTATCCTAGGTGTGGTTTCACTGATGATCCTGGGCCTGGTACtatttcctattaccatttggTAGGCCAAGAGAGCTCCACGTTTCTGTTTTTAGCAGCCAGTATCTATCCATTTGAGTATGTTCTTTCTCCAAGATTGCAATACCTTAATTTCAATAATCATCTCATGGTTAATAGTGTTGTATCAATGTTACCTTCctgattttgaaattttgtactatggttatgtaagaaGTTAACATTAAGGGAAATCAAGATGAAGAGTATAACTGGGCTATTTTTGCAACGTTTTTGTAACTCTAAAATTATtgccaaataaaaagttaaaataccaGGGAGTGATAAAACCACCCTAGAGGATTCCTTTGGTCCTCCGTGTCCAACTTGTAGGGGTAGTAAAACCTGCTCACCTCAGTCAGATCCTTGCTCTTCCATATCCTTGAACACATAGTCTTTCCCATTTGATTGAAGTTTCC includes the following:
- the LOC132420143 gene encoding acyl-coenzyme A thioesterase 2, mitochondrial-like isoform X2, whose product is MVVSFPALLRPFRLCRWDPTPWARLAGPTKLRTGDPNSWTPARMAVTVTLEPAGRCRWDEPKRIAVSGLAPGQPVTLRASLRDEKDALFRAHARYCADAHGQLDLERAPAVGGSFTGVEPMGLLWALEPEKPLLRLVKRDVQTPFSVELEVLDGHDPEAGGLLGRAVNERDFLAPGVRREPVRVGRVRATLFLPPGTGPFPGILDLFGSGGGLCEYRASLLAGHGFAVLALAYFRFEDLPKYLNNVCLEYFEEAVDFMLQHPKSLCACSFGPTSILRR